In Bythopirellula goksoeyrii, a single window of DNA contains:
- a CDS encoding proton-conducting transporter transmembrane domain-containing protein: MFELHLPWLELAILTPFIGAVFVCRVRDPELAWRRAIVFTFTALCFTVGEWQDFNSLHTFEAHDHWDFVTPIMGPDAIVVDELSAPLIPLAALLFFLVTLTTMKTKSRRFPFAWNLVSLSLLLALLSCREPWGIIALLSAQVIPPWFELRARGRSTRVFTSHMLLCSGLLIAGWLILPAASPMMKNLAIGMLSLAVLIRSGVAPLHCWMTDLFENASLGTALLFVAPMSGAYAAVRLVLPVSPEWALQCIALLSLTTAVYAAGMALVQYEARRFFCYLFLSHASLVLVGLEVATPIGLTGGLCVWLSVGMSLAGLGLTLRALEARSGRLSLADYHGLYEHMPSLAVFFLLTGLASIGFPGTVGFIGAELLLESAVAVSPLVGVLVVLAAALNSIAVLQAYFKLFTGTQHTTSISIKARWRERFAMLILSALILGGGLIPQPGVASRYHAATEIIARLKFRESIPEQTPPSVNIHEVAVRATSH, translated from the coding sequence CTGAACTGGCCTGGCGCCGAGCGATCGTATTCACGTTCACGGCGTTGTGTTTCACCGTGGGAGAGTGGCAGGATTTTAATTCACTCCACACTTTTGAGGCTCATGATCATTGGGACTTCGTGACTCCGATTATGGGGCCCGATGCGATCGTCGTGGATGAACTAAGTGCGCCATTGATTCCGCTTGCGGCTCTTTTGTTTTTTCTAGTCACACTTACTACCATGAAGACCAAGAGTCGGCGGTTCCCTTTTGCTTGGAATCTGGTCTCCCTTTCACTCTTACTGGCTCTTTTGAGTTGTCGCGAGCCATGGGGTATCATCGCACTGCTGAGTGCTCAAGTAATACCACCTTGGTTCGAATTGCGTGCGCGTGGCCGATCGACTCGTGTCTTTACATCGCATATGCTGCTCTGCTCGGGGTTGCTGATCGCCGGGTGGCTCATTCTCCCCGCTGCTAGCCCTATGATGAAGAATTTGGCAATCGGCATGTTGTCCCTGGCGGTATTGATTCGTAGCGGGGTTGCTCCGCTACATTGCTGGATGACGGACTTGTTTGAGAACGCAAGCCTAGGCACGGCTCTCCTGTTCGTAGCACCGATGTCGGGTGCCTATGCCGCGGTGAGATTAGTGCTGCCCGTTTCTCCTGAGTGGGCTTTGCAATGCATTGCCTTGCTTTCCCTTACTACTGCTGTCTATGCCGCTGGCATGGCATTGGTGCAGTATGAGGCTCGGCGGTTTTTCTGTTACTTGTTTCTGAGCCACGCTTCGTTGGTGTTGGTCGGTTTGGAAGTCGCCACGCCAATTGGTTTGACCGGTGGGCTGTGTGTGTGGCTCTCGGTGGGGATGTCACTGGCGGGACTCGGACTCACCCTTAGGGCACTCGAAGCGAGGTCGGGACGTCTCTCTTTAGCAGACTACCACGGTCTCTACGAACACATGCCATCGCTTGCTGTATTCTTTTTGCTGACGGGGCTGGCAAGTATTGGCTTTCCTGGCACGGTCGGTTTCATTGGAGCAGAGTTGCTCTTGGAAAGTGCCGTCGCAGTCAGTCCTCTGGTGGGTGTTTTGGTAGTCTTGGCGGCCGCCTTGAACAGCATCGCCGTGCTACAGGCATACTTCAAATTGTTCACGGGAACTCAACATACGACATCAATTTCAATCAAAGCGCGCTGGAGAGAGCGTTTCGCGATGTTGATACTTTCAGCATTGATACTCGGAGGGGGTCTCATACCCCAGCCGGGGGTTGCATCGCGCTATCATGCTGCTACGGAAATCATAGCCCGTCTAAAGTTTCGAGAATCCATTCCAGAACAGACTCCCCCATCTGTAAATATCCATGAAGTTGCGGTTAGAGCGACTTCTCATTAA
- a CDS encoding SulP family inorganic anion transporter, which yields MATNETASSPIPLEKPVGNADGFAKYIKYDMLSGFLVFLIALPLCLGISLACGYPAIAGIFTAIVGSILTTFISNSELTIKGPAAGLIVIAIGCVEGFGGDGAIGGFSQTDMTAYKMALAVGVVAAILQIIFGLLKAGVLGEFFPLSAVHGMLAAIGVIIIVKQLPVALGVQARGEPLEMIENIPQYFQDMNPEIALVGVCGVLIMFLWPLGQKAIAWLKSVPAALVVILATVPLGMYFDLMHAHTYSFHGHTYELGESFLVNMPDRVFGMFDYIATPDFSAFDSEHRGEAIKWVLMFFVIGSLESILSAKAVDIIDPWKRKTNMNCDILAVGVGNLCSSLVGGLPMISEIVRSKANIDNGARTRFADMWHGVFLLLCVALIPMWLHRIPLAALAAMLIYTGFRLTHPREFFHIYSIGKEQLLIFVSTLVGVLATDLLIGILIGIGVKLVIHLFNGVPIHSLMKPYLDIELESDNQAVVRARYSAVFSNWIIFRRQLVRLGITEKKNVTLDLSETKFVDHTVMEKLHDLQHDFENAGVRLELQGLDNHKPLSTHELAARKRIVKPVL from the coding sequence ATGGCTACAAATGAAACCGCTTCGTCTCCGATCCCTCTTGAAAAGCCCGTCGGCAACGCTGACGGGTTTGCCAAGTACATTAAGTATGACATGCTCTCAGGCTTTCTGGTTTTTCTGATTGCGTTGCCACTGTGCCTGGGCATCTCTTTGGCTTGTGGGTATCCGGCGATTGCCGGCATTTTTACGGCGATCGTAGGATCTATCTTAACGACTTTCATCAGCAACTCAGAACTAACGATCAAGGGTCCGGCAGCAGGTTTGATCGTCATTGCCATTGGCTGCGTCGAAGGATTTGGCGGTGACGGTGCCATCGGTGGCTTTAGCCAAACCGACATGACAGCCTACAAAATGGCGTTGGCGGTAGGGGTCGTGGCTGCCATTCTGCAAATCATCTTTGGATTGCTCAAGGCTGGTGTACTGGGTGAGTTTTTCCCCCTCTCAGCGGTTCATGGCATGTTGGCCGCGATCGGCGTCATTATTATCGTCAAGCAATTACCCGTGGCTCTGGGTGTGCAGGCGCGCGGGGAACCGCTGGAAATGATTGAGAACATCCCACAATATTTTCAGGACATGAATCCAGAAATTGCTCTCGTGGGGGTATGTGGTGTGCTGATCATGTTTCTCTGGCCACTTGGACAGAAGGCGATTGCCTGGCTCAAGTCCGTACCGGCCGCGCTGGTGGTCATTCTCGCGACCGTTCCACTAGGTATGTATTTTGACCTAATGCATGCCCATACTTATTCCTTCCACGGGCATACCTACGAGCTCGGTGAGTCTTTCCTTGTCAATATGCCTGATCGCGTTTTTGGTATGTTTGACTATATCGCAACTCCCGACTTCTCTGCCTTCGATAGTGAACACCGTGGGGAAGCTATAAAGTGGGTACTTATGTTTTTTGTCATCGGTAGCCTAGAATCTATTTTGAGCGCAAAAGCCGTGGACATCATCGATCCATGGAAACGCAAGACTAATATGAATTGCGATATTCTCGCGGTCGGGGTGGGCAATCTCTGTTCCTCTCTTGTCGGAGGCTTACCGATGATTTCAGAAATCGTGCGCAGCAAAGCGAATATCGACAATGGTGCTCGCACTCGCTTTGCCGACATGTGGCACGGTGTGTTCCTGCTTCTGTGTGTAGCATTGATTCCCATGTGGTTGCACCGCATTCCCCTGGCCGCCTTGGCGGCGATGCTAATCTACACCGGATTCCGCCTTACTCATCCCCGGGAATTCTTTCACATCTACTCGATTGGCAAAGAACAACTCCTGATATTCGTTTCTACCCTGGTGGGCGTCCTTGCGACGGATCTACTGATTGGTATCCTCATTGGCATCGGTGTGAAGCTCGTTATTCACCTCTTCAATGGAGTGCCAATTCACTCTTTGATGAAACCGTATCTGGACATTGAACTTGAGTCGGACAACCAGGCTGTAGTTCGTGCGCGTTACTCAGCAGTTTTTAGCAACTGGATTATTTTTCGGCGACAACTAGTCAGACTTGGCATCACAGAAAAAAAGAATGTCACACTTGACCTTTCCGAGACCAAGTTTGTTGACCATACCGTCATGGAGAAACTACACGATTTGCAACATGATTTTGAAAATGCAGGAGTGAGGCTTGAATTGCAAGGTTTGGACAATCACAAACCCCTTTCAACGCATGAACTGGCTGCCCGTAAGCGAATAGTAAAGCCTGTTTTATAG